The Bombus terrestris chromosome 16, iyBomTerr1.2, whole genome shotgun sequence genome includes a region encoding these proteins:
- the LOC100646451 gene encoding transcriptional adapter 3, with amino-acid sequence MSGKGKQSSKKAVVKVRESGKTVQSSALNSDTTLENTEATKPLSILKIADNSRLLPRYSSILQRSVEEGVGMEDLDTLQLELEMLLSSVVVRHRMLQEEITNLSSVEERRDKRSKSGKGLSLLDKKVREEKFKPKELNVKTQSPLPAKLFKQKAVTSSNSQVIPNVHEISRIEGSKSESPKLLLPKNDTPNKFWASVDPYCTDIMSDDIKLLEELICTHSDISDFKKVPPLGRHYSLIWAHNDLLQEEDAGNPTRDKKKNRSDVSLLVGKNDKKAHSIAGPLTQRLVSALLEENVYVANNNTDNKLFRDSDPPVLRDLTIQNSINLELRMHKELVEQGILEPDAQKKSQEDDEILTEIKRCQQELTALSNHNVTQLKRLLSLAQEESKRQALKRKISTADNEVIEHYKKLILSKQRKVPLTKKEQEKAWSCLRERENLLDQLNMLPHNNVEPIGFGTTN; translated from the coding sequence ATGTCTGGAAAAGGAAAACAAAGTTCCAAAAAGGCGGTCGTCAAAGTGCGAGAAAGTGGGAAGACTGTACAGTCTTCTGCCCTTAACTCGGATACGACTTTGGAGAATACAGAGGCCACAAAGCctttatctattttaaaaattgctGACAATAGCCGTCTTCTTCCAAGGTATAGTAGTATCCTGCAACGTAGTGTGGAAGAAGGTGTAGGAATGGAGGATCTTGATACGCTGCAGTTAGAACTAGAAATGCTTCTCTCCTCTGTAGTGGTGCGACATCGCATGCTTCAAGAGGAGATAACCAATTTGTCTTCAGTAGAGGAACGCAGAGACAAAAGGTCTAAGAGTGGGAAAGGTCTTTCTCTTCTGGATAAAAAGGTTAGAGAAGAAAAGTTCAAACCTAAAGAACTTAATGTTAAAACACAGTCTCCTTTACCTGCAAAACTGTTCAAGCAAAAAGCTGTTACCAGCTCAAACTCTCAAGTCATTCCAAATGTTcatgaaatttcaagaattgAAGGTTCCAAATCTGAATCACCAAAGTTGCTCTTACCAAAAAATGATACTCCCAATAAATTCTGGGCATCTGTCGATCCATATTGCACAGACATTATGTCTGATGATATTAAATTACTAGAAGAATTAATTTGCACGCACAGTGACATTAGTGACTTTAAAAAAGTCCCTCCATTAGGTCGTCATTACAGTTTAATCTGGGCACATAATGATTTGTTGCAAGAAGAAGATGCAGGTAATCCAactagagataaaaaaaaaaatcgctcgGATGTGTCTCTGTTAGTtggaaaaaatgataaaaaggcACACAGTATAGCAGGACCTCTAACTCAGAGATTAGTCTCTGCCTTACTTGAAGAAAATGTATATGTTGCAAATAATAACACAGATAACAAACTCTTTAGGGATAGTGATCCTCCGGTTTTAAGAGATCTTACTATTCAGAACTCTATTAATTTAGAATTAAGGATGCACAAAGAACTTGTAGAGCAAGGAATTTTAGAACCAGATGCACAAAAGAAGAGTCAAGAGGACGACGAAATTTTGACTGAGATAAAACGGTGTCAGCAGGAGCTCACTGCTCTTTCCAATCATAATGTAACACAGTTAAAAAGACTGTTGAGTTTAGCTCAGGAGGAAAGCAAACGGCAAGCGTTGAAGAGGAAAATTAGTACGGCGGATAACGAAGTGATAGAACACTACAAGAAACTTATACTATCGAAACAAAGAAAAGTACCCTTAACAAAAAAAGAACAGGAGAAAGCGTGGTCGTGTCTTCGAGAGAGGGAAAACCTTTTGGACCAGTTGAACATGTTACCACATAACAACGTAGAACCTATAGGTTTCGGCACTACAAACtaa
- the LOC100642829 gene encoding peroxisome assembly protein 12 isoform X1, translating into MAEKGAHLTGTTFIKPSIFEIIAQESLSSIVEPSFKKFLSFLISFNIERYSHLLRWTDEGYLIFNTILQWYYLNKYYLCIAAASFSETFYGLKRITVVDSKIRSKLSNKQKHLSLILTVIFPYIKNKLSQLSQRYKLEELDGCAPKSKWEKLYRNSIIKGNAIIFMIYEFMVLYNYILYISGKSAYTSPLLKLLSITLTYAEPEPIISISDLLRKIRNNSFGLSDGVDIFQRMVTTSFEFGAFFLQFVSWWTQEHYSTSLLSLPIPPPPKIPEIAKQYKGICPICRKALRIHTVLSVSGYAFCYQCILPVIRTDRKCPVTNYPAKEDDLIRLYLG; encoded by the exons ATGGCTGAGAAAGGAGCTCATTTAACTGGAACAACATTTATAAAACCttctatttttgaaattatagcaCAGGAATCATTATCATCCATTGTCGAACcctcttttaaaaaatttctatcg tttcTCATATCATTCAATATTGAAAGATACAGTCATCTTCTTAGATGGACAGATGAAGgctatttaattttcaatacaaTTCTTCAATGGTATTACTTGAATAAATATT atCTATGTATTGCAGCTGCTTCATTTTCTGAAACATTTTATGGTTTAAAACGCATAACTGTAGTAGATTCGAAAATTAGAAGCAAGTTATCAAACAAGCAAAAACATCTTTCTTTGATATTAACagttatatttccttatataaaaaataaactatCTCAGTTAAGTCAAAGGTATAAACTCGAAGAATTAGATGGATGTGCTCCAAAATCg AAATGGGAAAAATTGTATCGTAATTCCATTATTAAAGGAAACGCgataatttttatgatatatgaatttatggtactgtataattatatactttatatttctggAAAATCTGCATATACTTCCCCGCTTTTGAAGCTATTATCCATTACTTTAACATATGCAGAACCAGAACCAATAATTAGTATTTCTGATCTATTAAGAAAGATTAGAAACAATTCCTTTGGCCTTAGTGATGGGGTAGATATATTTCAAAGAATGGTGACTACATCTTTTGAATTTGGAGCATTTTTCCTTCAGTTTGTATCGTGGTGGACTCAAGAACATTATTCAACTAGCTTACTGTCATTACCCATTCCACCACCTCCTAAG attCCAGAAATAGCAAAGCAATACAAAGGCATATGTCCAATCTGTCGTAAAGCACTCAGAATACATACAGTACTTTCAGTATCTGG TTACGCATTCTGTTATCAATGCATTCTTCCTGTGATACGCACAGACAGAAAGTGTCCAGTGACAAACTACCCTGCCAAAGAAGATGACTTAATACGTTTGTATTTAGGCTAA
- the LOC100642829 gene encoding peroxisome assembly protein 12 isoform X2: protein MAEKGAHLTGTTFIKPSIFEIIAQESLSSIVEPSFKKFLSFLISFNIERYSHLLRWTDEGYLIFNTILQWYYLNKYSASFSETFYGLKRITVVDSKIRSKLSNKQKHLSLILTVIFPYIKNKLSQLSQRYKLEELDGCAPKSKWEKLYRNSIIKGNAIIFMIYEFMVLYNYILYISGKSAYTSPLLKLLSITLTYAEPEPIISISDLLRKIRNNSFGLSDGVDIFQRMVTTSFEFGAFFLQFVSWWTQEHYSTSLLSLPIPPPPKIPEIAKQYKGICPICRKALRIHTVLSVSGYAFCYQCILPVIRTDRKCPVTNYPAKEDDLIRLYLG from the exons ATGGCTGAGAAAGGAGCTCATTTAACTGGAACAACATTTATAAAACCttctatttttgaaattatagcaCAGGAATCATTATCATCCATTGTCGAACcctcttttaaaaaatttctatcg tttcTCATATCATTCAATATTGAAAGATACAGTCATCTTCTTAGATGGACAGATGAAGgctatttaattttcaatacaaTTCTTCAATGGTATTACTTGAATAAATATT CTGCTTCATTTTCTGAAACATTTTATGGTTTAAAACGCATAACTGTAGTAGATTCGAAAATTAGAAGCAAGTTATCAAACAAGCAAAAACATCTTTCTTTGATATTAACagttatatttccttatataaaaaataaactatCTCAGTTAAGTCAAAGGTATAAACTCGAAGAATTAGATGGATGTGCTCCAAAATCg AAATGGGAAAAATTGTATCGTAATTCCATTATTAAAGGAAACGCgataatttttatgatatatgaatttatggtactgtataattatatactttatatttctggAAAATCTGCATATACTTCCCCGCTTTTGAAGCTATTATCCATTACTTTAACATATGCAGAACCAGAACCAATAATTAGTATTTCTGATCTATTAAGAAAGATTAGAAACAATTCCTTTGGCCTTAGTGATGGGGTAGATATATTTCAAAGAATGGTGACTACATCTTTTGAATTTGGAGCATTTTTCCTTCAGTTTGTATCGTGGTGGACTCAAGAACATTATTCAACTAGCTTACTGTCATTACCCATTCCACCACCTCCTAAG attCCAGAAATAGCAAAGCAATACAAAGGCATATGTCCAATCTGTCGTAAAGCACTCAGAATACATACAGTACTTTCAGTATCTGG TTACGCATTCTGTTATCAATGCATTCTTCCTGTGATACGCACAGACAGAAAGTGTCCAGTGACAAACTACCCTGCCAAAGAAGATGACTTAATACGTTTGTATTTAGGCTAA